The sequence acaacaggtCCATACACCTCAGCCAAACACCTCAACCAGCCGTTTTGTTTTCACCTTTCTGAGTCCCAGGTCCCTACCCAGAACTACACCTCCATGGGACATTGCAAAGATCACCTAACTCTGGAGgagcaaacaaaacactgctgaaacTGAAAAGCCCTGGTGATTGGGAGAAGGAGGATTAATAAGAAAAATCCCCTCTTTAGtcagatttaaatataaaaaagtgTCTGAAATTTTCTGCTGTGCCCTACCAACTCCCCTTGAATACAATTCATCCTGCAACTTTTGCAGTCTTTCAACAAAGATGCTGAGTATGGGTTGCATATACAAATTTGTCTTCATTATCTCTCACGGTTCCCTAGGATTAACAGCATTGTTGCAACAGTTTGTCTGCTGCAAATGAGTAAGGAGCAGATAGTGTcaccagaaaattaaatacGAGGTGGCACTAGCCCCTGGCAAAGTCTTCTTTAGCCTTTTGCAGTCAGAAGCTTCAGACATAGTTATTAAAGGAACCTTGTTTGGGGTGTGTCAAATGCAATCTCATAAAAATCTCCTTTCTGATGGGAGTTTTGGGGATATAAAAGTTAATGCAATGCAGATAGCTGAGCTGAACAGGCTGCATCCCAATAGACTTCGGTataaaagtatttcattatATAAAGCTTGAATCACAGCTTTCTCAGCAACTGTTTGATACAGACTGGGTTTCTATTTCATGCAAGGCAATGAAAATAATATGGAGGGAAGGCTGCACTTCCTAGCATAGGAGCTGGCAATAAGAGgggattctttttcttttttcttttttttttttttacttgaaagcATACAGCCAAAATGAAAGCTAATGAACAATTTCATTACGGCTCcctttttgcttaaaaaatgcataaagtCAGACTGTCTGGCTAGCACATTATGAGGATATTAATGCtgtgtaaaacagaaaaaaagaaaagcagggatTTTTCTAACCGGAAACCTGATGCGTCACTCCTTCAGCTTTGTCCCTGGGGGCAGACCATGGGAATTCCCAGTATTGGGCCCTTATGGCTCTCGGCCAGCTCTGTCACTGAAGCTGTGCTTTCAGCCTGGGATACTGCTGTGCTGCCGGGGCGGAAAATGAGGCCTCAGTTTGTTAACAGGCAGGATGAGGGCATTCCTGAGGGGCTATGCAAGGAGTCACACAGACCTCTGTCAGCACTGTGGAAAAGCAGGGagccttcttccttcccagagAGGAGATAAAAATTGGACAAACGTTGCCTAAACCAACAACAACCCACAGATTTTTATAGCTCTGTAACAGATTTTGCTTGAACTTCTTTCAGTGCATGTCTGGCTTGTGGCTGGCTGGGCCGAGAGGAGTATGTGGGGTTTCAAGCCTCTCTTTTGCAACAGGCAAGGGAGTGACAGCAACTTGGCCTCGGATCTGCAATCACGCCTGTCGGTGCGCTTGTTTGATTTGGTGCCCCGAGTCTTGGGACACTGCAGTCCAGCCCCTGGCTTCAGGTTGGGGCTGCACCTGCCTCTTGCTCAACTTGTACGGGTTgatgtggtggaaaaaaaacacactgtgtAGTCATAACTGCAGTACCTCAGAACCAAAATATAAGGGAAGGGTCTGTTTTCTAAtgagctgctgttctgcatgTCCTTTATAACACTGCTGACTGGTGCATCTTGCCCCCTTCCCCACCAAATGTGAAGGGTATTTGGTTTTGTCCAGCAGGTACGCGCACCCTTCACATCCCCACCCATGCAAATTCTTAAGAGGGTAAAGTTTAATCATTCTTATTCCTCGTGCtgcttttgggaagaaaaagagtacTTTTGTCATTGTGTGCTCCAAAAAACAAGTCTCTAAGGAGCCCAAACTTCCTGTTACCAATGCCTTAAACTTTGCCCCACCTTTGTGAAGCACAAGCAACTCATGGAAGAATGTCATCCACTCTAACaattgattttcttctgtacGATAACGTCAgaccttttaaataaaaggctgACCCGTCTCCTTCTAAAATAATTCGTCTGTTTTATGGAGTGTTGTTCTGATTATATACAATTCCCACAAGAAGGGAAGTACCTTTAAAATAAGGACTATTCAGTACTAGTACAGGATTTCCTCTTGTTGTTGATAATTTCCTCTTAACAGAAGACGCAATGAATCCCAGAGAAATTCAAAGGGGCAATCTACAGACAGTTAGGCATCGACATTATACAGGGAACATTGTTCAATCAAATTGATGTTTCCCTTACGAAGTAAAAAATAGATCTGCCTGCTGTGTAGCATGTGAAAGAGTTCCTACAGCACCCACTTCAGTTCCCTTCGCTACTTTTTCAAATCAGCATAAAATCCCACAAGTTTTTACATAACCATCACTGAACAACAATAGAtgacaattattttcatttcatcttttgATATTGAAATTCAGTCTCTGAAATGGCCTCTCTGATAAAGAAGACAGGCTTGGTGATAATAGGAACCAGTATTACAAAGTCGTTATCTGCACTATAAATAGCCTACATATAATGCAAAGCAAGTCAGGTGCTCTTGGTGCTCTCTGCTAGAAGTAGAGAAGTGGCTCCATACTCACTTTCACTAGGTCTAGCTTCTCTCTACCAGAACACGCACCTGCCCTCTTCACTTCATGGTGAAGGAGACCTCACACCTATGTCGATGACTAACACATACCGAAAATCAAATGTACCAAAATTTGGGAGCTAAGCAGGTGAGAAACTGAGAAATTCGTGGAAATGGCTGCCAGTCATTTGGAGCTTATATCAGTTATCCCAATATATCAAATTCTCCATCATGTCAGGCTACAAGCCCCGTCTCATTCACAGGCCACACTTAATTCCTTCACTCTCTTACGGTCATTTGACCAGACTGTACAAACACAACCAGCAAATCATGCTGCGATGCATTCTTGCAGTAGGTCCCCCAAGCCCTGTTTCCTCCCCAGCTGGGGAGATGACCCACCAGAGTAGACAAAGATATCCACACACATTTCTTCCAGCAccttactgtttttaaattatttgcctCAATTCTTGTGTGTTGCTCATTTGATTCTGGCTGACTGAGCAAAACTGTGATTTACTAAGATtattcccttcccctttccaaaTCACTTACGTACTTGCATGCAGCTTATTTTGTCATCTGACGACAGTTATTTCCGTATCTTTGCAACAGGCAATGCAAACAATGCAACTCTGGCAATGCAActttgtgaggcactggaacaggctgcccagggaagtggtggagtcaccatccctggaagtcttcaaaagacgtttagatgtagagcttagggatatggtttagtggagggctgttagcgttaggttggaggttggactcgatgaccttgaggtctcttccaacctaggaaattctgtgattctgtgattctgtgattcttcattCATCTGCTCACAGCCTTAGCTTTCCTCTGATCCACATTAGCCTTCCTTCCTGCTCTCTACCATTCTCTTCTCAGAGCTGTTCCACCAACTTTTCTGCTCCAACATCCTTGCTTCTGTGAAACAGGGCAAGACAGAGAAACGCACACATCACCAGGATTTAACCCATTACTACTGTCTGCTCCTGGATATTACAGCTTACCTTGGAGACCATGCAAGCTGCTTGGAATACTCCATGAAGATTTTCCAATGCAGAGAGAAGAGAGTGGTCTGCAGGGGTTTCCCTGTGCTGAGGCTGCCCTGACAAGCAGAAGCACGAAAGATATGCAGAACTGGCTCCAGCtatctcctcttcctttccaggAGGCTTCTCCTGAAGAAAGAAGCCTGATAAAAGCCTCTGAAAAGGTCCAAGCAATGGAACGTGGTTAAGGGCTTTATAAGCAGGGCACGATGCTCCAAGTGGTCAGCTGTTTTGAGCACTGCATCGTACAGCTGCGTTACAGGATATGTTGAAGAACAAGACACAGCTGGAAGAGAACCTCTGTCTGTGAACTCTGGGGTCCTGGGAAGGCTTGGGCAGGCTGCAGACAGTATGGGTCAAAACAAGGCAGTTTGGTCAACTCCTTCATCCTATATGAATAATAAGTAGaatttgctataaaaaaaaaaaatatgtgggaTGAGGTGGAATAAGAGAGAACAACATGAAATACCCAAGTACTTCTTTAATAAAGGCTTCATCCAGATGAATTCTTCAGACTCCCAAAAGACACCTTCAAATTTCAGTATCTTGCTTGGCACCGGCATTTCAACATTTATTACTGCAGTCAAGCTAGTATATTGCAAGCATGAGTCAGTGCCTGCATCTTCTGGCTCCAGAAGAAAGGGCCtgtcctcatttttatttataagctGGGCAAGTGGAAGGAGAGGCATTCGGTTACTGGCAAAGCATGGGCTGCTCTACGGGGCCAGGTAGACCGGTTAATACATGGGCACGCTCACACCTCGTGTGCTGAGTCACCTGGCAAGCACCACAGCCCGTCTCTACAACCTTTCATGTGAGGCCTCAGAAAAGGGCTTTGTAAATCGTTTTTGTTGCCTTCCAGCACAAAGCCAGTGGCCTGCACATTATTCACTGCAGGCTTCAGCTCAGTATGGAGTATATTGTGATCCAAACTGGGAGTTTCTGGCAAGAAATGCCTGTGAATAGGCACACAATATAAAACAGGAAGAAGGGTTTCAGTTTATCTGTGCTCGCTTGGGCTTGTTTGTTTCTCGGAAAAACGTGGGCTTCCCACCACTAAGTAATAGCCTGGAAAGGCTCCTGTCACCTGGGGACTCACACGCTGATGTGTGAGTGAAGAGGGCAACAGTCAGGATTCGTGTATTTTAGCGTGATCCTAATAAACCATGTCACGCTGCAAGTGTAAGGCGGGAGCGCTGAACAGAAACAGGCCTAAGAACTAGTGACAGcttctttccaaaagcaaaaaatatcaCTTTGAAGAGCTATTCCTTTATGCCAAATCGGAGTGGATTTCCAAAGGTTTGTATCTGATTATATGCAGTATTTCCAGCTTCTTAAATTCATCCTGCACTTGAATCCAGCTTCCTCAAGAAAGGAAGACAATATTTGCTTGTATAAAATACCACATCGTCTTACATCCCACACAAAATGCTAGCCTGAGGATTTCCGGACAGACAGGGTTCATCCAAAGAGATTTAAGGTAGTTGGGGGTCATGGGATCAAGTCACAtctgcatttcctttcttctccactACCTCTCTGGTAAGCTTTTGCTCCTGAATTGCTTTTTTTACACTAGGGtaaacaagtaaatattttgggCTCAGGAGCTATCTGCTGCCTATGGGAGCAAGCTTATCTTGCCTTTCTCAGTCTGTCTGCAGAAACCTTGTATTCTAcgggaaataaaaatagcagaatgTCTCAGAACTGCAGTTTTTAAGAAACAACAGCATTTGTCACTTACACAGAAAATTTCCAGCTACCACTGTCTCCTGAAGAAAGGAGAACAAACAATGCTATTCCTTTTTCCCTGCTGACAAAACGGATATCGTTAAGTGATTGCCAGGCATGAAATACTGAGTTAGCAGCACAAGTCGCTGTATAGCCCTGGACTTGTTTCTTCAGTCTCTAGGAGTTAACATAGCTTTACTGAACTAGTTGAGTAAGATTGGTACTTGTCTTTAATACTTTTGCCATTGGGAATGGAAAGAGAAGACTGCATATAGATAAACACCAGCAGCTAAATATTTATTGTGAAATGCTTCTCAATTTTGCTTAAGATTAGGACAGTGGGACAGAAATAGTTATAGGGGTCTTTCTAAATAAAAGAGCCAGCTATTTAGAGGCAGGCAAAGTCATCTGAATGTCAATGAAATAACCATTAAAAGGCTGAGAAGCATTGTCATTGATTAGAAGATGTAAAGTATAGTTGCATGCACTATAGCAATCTTCTACGTTGGAGTTGctaatttaatataaaagcCTATTAGGGACAGGGCAGAGCATAATTAAACAGGAGACAATACACACTGTGACGAGGAAACTAGATTTGGAATTTTACAGCCTCCTGTTTCATGTTTATACATGAAATACTATACACTTTAATCTCTCCTCAATAACACCTGTGTAGTTCTAGCTGCCCACAGTGTTCTGCATTTCATATCTAGCAGTGGTCCCAGGCAGCCTGGGACGGAAGGTAGAACAAGGTTACACACTCAAATAACCTCCCACTCTTTCCAGCCTCATGGCAATCCTTCCGAGAAAGCCTAGCCCTCTCTCAGCCTCTCGTCAACGCCACTCCTTAATTGGCCCGAGAGCCCCTCTTCAAACAAAGCAGTCTTCTCCCACAGGACCGAGCTCTTTCTGCTATTTTCTGGCAGAGCTAAATCCACAGGGATACAGCATGTACCAAGGCAAGTGTACTACAAACTCAAATGCACAGGGAAGAAGTGAGGTACTTCCAGAAGTTGTTGATGTTCTCCAGGTAGAGATTTGCAGGTAGGATGGATCCATCCGCTCACAACTCTTTCAAGGAGAAAACCTTCCTTCTGTGTTTAAGGCTGTCAGGCTGGTGCTTCCAAAAAGCAGCACGCTGTGATGATAACACTGCTCAGTGACAAATACAGAACCTGTCAGAGACCGTGGGTACATCTGAACACAACTAGGCTGCCAAGTACAGACCTGTGTTAGAGCTACAGAACAGTTACAGATTTCATGAGTGACCAGAAAGGCCTCCGCGTTGGTAAAGATGATcactttttaatattaagatGAAGCAGTAATATTTAGTTGCTGTGCAGCTTCAACCTCCTCTTTAGCAGCAACCCAGGTCTCCTCACCCTCTGCCCACATGCTGCCAGGCAGGTAGCAGTAACACACAAAATGCATCCTTAACTTTCACTGCCTTGGTTGTTACTCTGAGGCACAGCAGCTCTTTATGCTACACTCAGCTAGCATAGGTAATACACGAGCAAGGAAAAAGTAAACACATATACCCACAGACACACTCAATAGCAATTCTTCAACAGTGTATATGATAGCAGAGGCACAGAATTGTCCActgatatataatatatatcagACAAACatgtcatttaaaatactttgttctttctcctttatttagCCACAACACAAATACAAGAGCAGTCAAACTCAGTCCAGTGGAACTCACTAGATAAACCTGTTCAGATTAAGattctcaggaaaacaaacaaaatgcacacacacacacacacactcacacacacaaaaatgcagcagcGCCCTTACAAAATGAGGAGTGGCACTGAACTGCACCTAAAAgtaaaacacaaccaaaaaaaaaaaaaaaaaaaaagaatccaccAGTTAGGATACATTTGTTAAGCAATAAGGTTGGGCACTGAACAGGTTCCCACTGTACCATCCCATTGGCTATTTAAATACCAGCATAACTTTTTTCAGGTGCAAATTTGGAGCTCACAGAGGGAAAGAGCCTGATTTCAGTTCCCCGAGCACACAGGGTAACAGAACAATCGTTCCACTGTAACTCAGAGCAGAATCTGGCCCTGTGAAATGAATATGCATATGACCTGCTCTGGCTGTAAGACTACTGTGggtgacaattttttttttccccttcacatCTCCCGCAACAAAACTCACCACCAGTGTAGTTTGTAATTTCACTTTTGCACCCTCCACATTTCAGAGTCTGCTCTAAAGCACATGCTGCTCTTTTGGGCGGAAGAAATAATgtagtgattctgtgatgcgAATAAATGTCCACTAGGGACTAGAATATGATCACCAAATATACCAAGtcactgcagaagaaatagAAATCGGGCTCTGAGATAAAGCTGGTCAAGCTGGTCCATCTGATTTGTCAACGCTTTGTTCAGAAATATAAGACTCCAATATAGTTTACAAAAAGAGTAATTCGTTACAGAAATCTCAATGTCAAAATActaacaaaaacacagcttgtTAAGGCTGAGAAGAGTGGTTTTGGAAAAATTAATAGCTAAACTAAGCTGTTGCTAACAATAACAGGTGATATCTCTTCATAAAAAGGCGGTCTGATGTACTCAGGAAAAATGGAACATTGGAAACAAGCTGTTTACAAAAGTGATTTAAATGCTCAGAACAGATCTAACACAAGTGTTAACATCCActattgtaattttatttttggacaACTTCagcaactatttaaaaaaaaaaaaaaaaagctaatacaaaaatgtagaaaagaaatgaacaaaaaaaaatccaaagagaAAGTTTTTAGACAAACTTAGTTAAGTTGAAGCTGTACCTTTGTCCCAGTTATTAAAAACTTCAATTTTAAGCGTGGCACAACCCAGCTCAGCTAGGTTTGCAGGCTTCCCCACCCTTACTAAAGGGTTAGTCCTTAGAAGGCTCCAATCTCAGTCCCCCACGGTCTGTACGGTTTGCCGAGGTTCACTGACTGCGTTGGTGCAGACGGGCTCAGCATGTTGGGAGACAGCAGATGGAAGGAGCCAAACGAAAAGGGGAACGCAGACAGAGATGCCatggaggagagaagaggaggagacaGTTTGGTCGTGGATGTGACCACGGGGAGCACTGGTCCGACGCTGCCATTTGGGGGCACTCTGAGTGAGGAAGTTTCAGCGTGTGGGGCGGCGATTCTGCTCTGGTGATGCGGTTCCGTGGAAGACGCCGTAGTAGTGGTGTTACCATGCCCGTTTTGAGGCAGCAGCAACGGGTGAGATATGTGAGGGTGATGTCCAAAGGCACTGCCCCAAGGAATGTGTCCAATGCCAGTGTGCGCGCTGCTCGCCGCTTCCCGCTGAGAGGCGTAGTTATTGAGATGAGACACGAGTCGAACCCGCAGAGGGTCAGAGGCATCCAGACCCTCTATAATACTAAGGTATCGAGCTACTTCAGCCAGGCACTCTCGAAACCCTAAACTCCGGTAGTCCATAGCCAAAGCATGAGCATCAAAATAACCTATGAGAAAAGAATGGAGTCTTAAGATGCTGTTTTCTAGTCCTTGTCTACACATTGCCTCCCCACTCCACCCTGCCCTATAAAGCATATTTCACTTGGATGTGGTTAGTATTCCCAACCATAGATTAGCTGCCAAActcctttctatttctttttgttgttgctgttgtttttagtttttttagGCTAAcaaggttttcttttatttctgtgctgtgatGCTGCAAGTCCCAAGACCGGTCACAGACTGCcgtttttaaactgaaattgcaCGCTACCACTGGGAGGAAAgtacttttgttcttttcacgTCTCCCAGTGcaagcaaaaccacagcacagTGAAATTCGTTTGAAACACAAGTCCTGACTTAGAGAGTCAACTTGTTTATTCGCTGCACAGCACATTTCACCATTTTTGCTCATTCTCTGCACTACTcgctgaaagctgttttttagCTTCTGCTCTGAAATTTCAGAATGCCAGAGAAACAAACATTCGACAACAGCAAGAAATATGTGTTTTCCAACTTGCCAGTTCGCCTCAGAGGGCTGACACAGTGCTAGACTTGCAGCTCTTCTCCCTTACAACAAGCCGAAGCTAGTGCTGTAAAACGTTTGGGCTGTAAATCTTCCCCAAGAAGAAGAAAGCCCTAAAGAGCTGGCAAAACCCAGCAGGCTTTCCATCCactttccccagcagctcccgcaCGCTGGGGGTGGCCACGCTCCTCCTGTGCGGCACG comes from Aythya fuligula isolate bAytFul2 chromosome 2, bAytFul2.pri, whole genome shotgun sequence and encodes:
- the HEY1 gene encoding hairy/enhancer-of-split related with YRPW motif protein 1, with the protein product MKRAHPESSSSDSEELDEAVEVEKESADENGTLGSPPGSVSPSATSQILARKRRRGIIEKRRRDRINNSLSELRRLVPSAFEKQGSAKLEKAEILQMTVDHLKMLHTAGGKGYFDAHALAMDYRSLGFRECLAEVARYLSIIEGLDASDPLRVRLVSHLNNYASQREAASSAHTGIGHIPWGSAFGHHPHISHPLLLPQNGHGNTTTTASSTEPHHQSRIAAPHAETSSLRVPPNGSVGPVLPVVTSTTKLSPPLLSSMASLSAFPFSFGSFHLLSPNMLSPSAPTQSVNLGKPYRPWGTEIGAF